The proteins below are encoded in one region of Nyctibius grandis isolate bNycGra1 chromosome 7, bNycGra1.pri, whole genome shotgun sequence:
- the LOC137665751 gene encoding bucky ball-like: protein MNTASTSESGSYSTNHTRPYFYAQPTAQQPFPNPWYLSHAYSPYCVPAPGFRSGNPYFPFYSVALHEYPGFFVPQHPMHARLNRRPYFNAPPPSPMFYHATRFRHYSTPGKKMETKETQTDPRQPENKQKKYQGTCTETKGCDAGNMACVSSGIGTETESTSEKQDSSGSSVVVDREFHNKSSSSSTQYRNLPSGSYAFEKEEVRIEYGNGSPAIQLWKSFKETIPLYDVSSGKPVPENIVQRDLFSVSSCEGMIYGPHEGEKMVPGAYLDERKAVLPSKQGVETVKEKEVQNNEVELDAEKQVNTSQQAKSPPGETMAVQIAELARSVSIDQPVVRQDVVVAKKSSCKKSTGSKPSQEEPSFIQQAGLLPSSMEVMSDLSFQQKKMNLSHSATNESQTDKSIWCDESMEKYVPSNSWLACLDSMDTNYSYNVGLPQRKRQSVLSLSSDDMSSREEGSSIDSAPVSYFVPDYVLQKSMYTFQKSTEGLEKEKIKSGGSLNEDEVVGREQMNSLNDQDVKNSSTMKIKEASSKGRKLGALPRSSSRKKINSLKKKAAKSLSEVEDSEEYSVRGEEEDEDRDDDEDEDDDDDLDDIEYFFQEATPYGILTPSKGSFYQVGHRVLWKPPKNAIPAQLISWPAQEKIKTRSGLGENFGVVYKPKEKEQDEVVYSDYGYYGRKRPTSRRGGLEHQRMLRKFLGGRLLRENMGIPSEEYWIRSGAKPKFTSQIHGSLSPPAKSKEQGCPPLVKPKKKRIGKPPSKRRDTRSEVEEVWEMPKSSVHKGRGTRKSLSKRR, encoded by the exons atgaatactgcctcaacttcagaaagtggaTCATATTCCACAAACCACACAAGACCCTATTTTTATGCCCAGCCAACAGCACAACAGCCTTTTCCAAATCCTTGGTACCTCAGTCATGCATACAGTCCGTACTGTGTGCCTGCTCCAG GCTTCCGAAGTGGAAAtccatattttccattttattctgTTGCACTCCATGAGTACCCTGGATTTTTTGTTCCACAGCATCCAATGCATGCAAGACTTAACAGAAGGCCTTATTTTAATGCTCCCCCACCTTCCCCTATGTTTTATCATGCAACAAGATTTAGGCACTATAGTAcccctgggaaaaaaatggagacaaaagaaacacagactGATCCTAGACAGcctgaaaacaagcaaaaaaagtatCAAGGTACCTGTACAGAAACGAAAGGTTGTGATGCAGGAAATATGGCCTGTGTTTCTTCTGGTATAGGTACAGAGACTGAAAGTACTTCAGAGAAACAAGATTCATCTGGATCTTCCGTTGTGGTAGACAGAGAGTTTCACAACAAGAGCTCTTCCAGCTCTACGCAGTATAGAAATCTTCCTTCTGGAAGCTATGCCTTTGAGAAGGAAGAAGTGAGGATAGAATATGGAAATGGCTCTCCAGCTATTCAACTGTGGAAGTCCTTTAAAGAAACTATCCCTTTGTATGATGTGTCAAGTGGTAAACCAGTCCCAGAGAATATAGTGCAGCGTGACTTATTTTCTGTCAGCTCATGTGAAGGAATGATCTATGGCCCTCACGAAGGGGAGAAAATGGTGCCAGGAGCTTACTTAGATGAGAGAAAAGCTGTTCTCCCCTCAAAACAGGGTGTtgaaactgtgaaagaaaaagaggtccAAAATAATGAAGTGGAGCTGGATGCAGAAAAGCAGGTGAATACAAGTCAACAGGCAAAATCTCCCCCAGGTGAAACCATGGCAGTGCAAATTGCAGAGCTGGCAAGATCTGTTAGCATAGATCAACCAGTGGTAAGACAGGATGTGGTAGTAGCTAAGAAATCTAGCTGTAAAAAATCTACAGGCTCAAAACCTTCTCAAGAAGAGCCCAGCTTTATTCAACAAGCAGGACTACTTCCATCTAGTATGGAGGTAATGAGTGATCTgagttttcagcagaaaaagatgAATCTAAGCCACAGCGCAACGAATGAAAGTCAAACAGATAAAAGTATTTGGTGTGACGAATCAATGGAGAAGTATGTTCCCTCTAACAGTTGGCTGGCTTGTTTGGACAGTATGGACACAAACTACAGCTACAATGTTGGTTTGCCGCAAAGGAAACGTCAAAGTGTACTCAGTCTTTCTTCTGATGACATGTCCTCTAGAGAGGAAGGCTCATCAATCGATAGTGCCCCAGTGTCTTATTTTGTGCCTGACTATGTGCTTCAGAAAAGCATGTATACTTTCCAGAAAAGCACAGAGGGcttagagaaagagaaaattaaaagtgGTGGGTCCCTTAATGAAGATGAAGTGGTAGGAAGGGAGCAGATGAACAGCTTGAATGACCAAGATGTCAAAAACTCTTCAACCATGAAGATTAAAGAGGCTTCCAGTAAAGGCAGGAAGCTGGGAGCCCTTCCTAGATCTTCTAGTCGGAAGAAAATCAATTCTCTcaagaaaaaagcagctaaGAGTTTGTCAGAAGTTGAGGACTCCGAAGAATACTCTgtgaggggagaagaggaggatgaagacAGAGATGATGACGAGGATGAGGATGATGATGACGACTTGGATGATATTGAATATTTCTTTCAAGAAGCCACTCCATATGGAATCTTGACGCCTAGTAAAGGCAGTTTCTACCAAGTTGGCCACAGAGTGCTTTGGAAACCACCTAAAAATGCTATACCAGCTCAATTAATTAGCTGGCCTGctcaagagaaaataaaaactaggAGTGGGCTTGGTGAAAACTTTGGTGTAGTTTACAAGccaaaggagaaagaacaagaTGAAGTTGTGTACAGTGACTATGGGTATTATGGAAGAAAGAGGCCTACATCAAGAAGAGGAGGACTGGAACACCAGCGAATGCTACGGAAATTCTTGGGAG GAAGGCTGTTAAGGGAGAACATGGGGATACCATCTGAAGAGTATTGGATTAGAAGTGGTGCCAAACCCAAATTTACCAGCCAAATACATGGTAGTCTCTCACCCCCAGCCAAGAGTAAAGAACAAG GGTGCCCACCTTTGGTTaaaccaaagaagaaaagaataggCAAGCCACCTTCAAAACGCAGAGACACAAGAAGTGAGGTGGAAGAAGTGTGGGAGATGCCTAAAAGCAGTGTCCACAAAG
- the KBTBD2 gene encoding kelch repeat and BTB domain-containing protein 2, whose translation MSTQDERQINTEYAVSLLEQLKFFYEQQLLTDIVLIVEGTEFPCHKMVLATCSSYFRAMFMSGLSESKQTHVHLRNVDAATLQIIITYAYTGNLAISDSTVEQLYETACFLQVDDVLQRCREYLIKKINAENCVRLLSFADLFSCEELKQSAKRMVEHKFTAVYHQEAFMQLSHDLLIDILSSDNLNVEKEETVREAAMLWLEYNTESRSQYLSSVLSQIRIDALSEVTQRAWFQGLPPNDKSVVVQGLYKSMPKFFKPRLGMTKEEMMIFIEAAAENPGSLYSSVCYSPQAEKVYKLCNPPADLHKVGTLVTPDNDIYIAGGQVPLKNTKTNHSKSSKLQAAFRTVNCFYWFDAQQNTWFPKTPMLFVRIKPSLVCCEGYIYAIGGDSVGGELNRRTVERYDTEKDEWTMVSPLPCAWQWSTAVAVHNCIYVMAHNLMYCYFPRSDAWVEMAMRQTSRCFASAAAFGDKIFYIGGLHIASNSGIRLPSSTVDGSSVTVEIYDVNKNEWRMAANIPAKRYSDPCVRAVVISNSLCVFIRETHMNERAKYATYQYDLDLDRWFLRQHISERVLWDLGKDFRCTVGKLYPSCLEESPWKPPTYLFSPDGADEFELDGEMVTLPPV comes from the exons ATGTCTACCCAGGACGAGAGGCAGATCAATACCGAGTATGCTGTGTCCTTGCTGGAGCAGTTAAAATTCTTTTATGAACAGCAGTTGCTGACTGACATAGTGTTGATTGTTGAGGGCACTGAATTTCCCTGCCATAAGATGGTTCTTGCAACGTGCAGCTCGTATTTCAG AGCCATGTTCATGAGCGGGCTAAGcgaaagcaaacaaacacacGTACACCTGAGGAATGTGGATGCGGCCACGTTACAAATCATCATCACTTACGCATACACGGGTAACTTGGCAATAAGCGACAGCACGGTAGAACAGCTTTATGAAACTGCCTGCTTCTTACAG GTAGATGATGTGTTACAACGGTGTAGAGAATACTTAATCAAAAAAATTAACGCTGAGAATTGTGTGCGTCTATTAAGTTTTGCTGATCTCTTCAGCTGTGAAGAGTTAAAACAGAGTGCTAAAAGGATGGTAGAGCACAAGTTCACAGCTGTGTACCACCAGGAGGCTTTCATGCAACTGTCACATGATCTACTGATAGATATTTTAAGCAGTGACAATTTAAATGTGGAAAAGGAGGAGACAGTTCGCGAAGCTGCTATGTTATGGCTGGAGTACAACACAGAATCGCGCTCGCAGTATTTGTCCTCTGTTCTCAGCCAAATCCGAATCGATGCACTTTCAGAAGTAACCCAGAGAGCCTGGTTTCAAGGCTTACCGCCCAATGATAAATCCGTGGTGGTGCAAGGACTGTACAAATCGATGCCCAAGTTTTTCAAGCCCAGACTTGGTATGACAAAAGAGGAGATGATGATATTCAttgaagctgctgctgaaaacccTGGTAGTCTTTATTCTTCTGTCTGTTATAGCCCCCAGGCAGAAAAAGTTTACAAACTCTGCAACCCTCCTGCTGACTTGCATAAGGTTGGGACGCTTGTAACTCCTGATAATGACATCTATATAGCAGGTGGGCAAGTTCCTCTGAAAAACACGAAAACCAATCACAGTAAAAGCAGCAAACTCCAGGCTGCCTTCAGAACTGTGAACTGCTTTTACTGGTTTGATGCACAGCAAAACACTTGGTTTCCAAAGACACCGATGCTCTTTGTTCGTATAAAGCCATCCCTGGTCTGCTGTGAAGGATACATCTATGCAATTGGAGGAGACAGCGTCGGGGGAGAACTCAACAGGAGAACTGTGGAGAGATACGATACCGAGAAAGATGAGTGGACCATGGTAAGCCCGTTGCCCTGCGCATGGCAATGGAGCACAGCAGTAGCAGTTCACAACTGCATTTACGTAATGGCACACAACTTGATGTACTGTTATTTTCCCAGGTCAGATGCTTGGGTAGAAATGGCTATGCGACAAACAAGTAGATGTtttgcttcagctgctgctttcgGTGATAAAATATTCTATATTGGAGGACTGCATATTGCCAGCAATTCTGGTATAAGACTCCCAAGCAGTACTGTAGACGGGTCTTCCGTAACCGTGGAAATCTATGATGTGAACAAAAATGAATGGAGAATGGCAGCCAACATCCCTGCCAAGCGGTACTCTGACCCGTGCGTCAGAGCCGTCGTCATCTCCAATTCTTTATGTGTCTTTATACGAGAAACCCACATGAATGAGAGAGCGAAGTATGCCACCTATCAATATGACCTGGACCTCGATCGCTGGTTTCTAAGGCAGCACATCTCGGAACGTGTGCTGTGGGACTTGGGGAAGGACTTCCGGTGCACTGTGGGAAAGCTGTATCCATCCTGCCTGGAAGAGTCCCCATGGAAACCTCCGACGTATCTCTTCTCACCAGATGGAGCTGATGAATTCGAGCTGGACGGGGAGATGGTTACTTTACCACCTGTATAG